One stretch of Glycine soja cultivar W05 chromosome 7, ASM419377v2, whole genome shotgun sequence DNA includes these proteins:
- the LOC114418005 gene encoding probable inactive nicotinamidase At3g16190 has translation MVKTVVWSTFVRPQYKPAHFNHSPLPFLKLSTPNLSFRGTNTVHNKRSNWPKPLSLRSKSVLAVAGADPLEMAEDWNRTALLVIDMQKDFIEDGGPMLVKGGKDIVPNVIKAVDVARQRGILIVWVVREHDPLGRDVELFRRHLYAAGKVGPTSKGSEGAELVDGLVIKEGDYKLVKTRFSAFFATHLHSVLQGAGINSLVVTGVQTPNCIRQTVYDAVALDYQPVTVIVDATAAATPDIHLANVFDMENIGVATPTLQEWSEPKA, from the exons ATGGTCAAAACTGTAGTTTGGTCCACTTTTGTGAGACCGCAATATAAACCTGCACATTTCAATCACTCACCCCTTCCATTTCTGAAGCTCAGTACACCCAATTTGAGCTTTCG TGGGACCAACACAGTACATAATAAGCGATCCAATTGGCCAAAACCTTTGTCACTGCGCTCAAAATCTGTTCTTGCTGTTGCTGGGGCTGACCCTTTGGAAATGGCAGAGGATTGGAACCGCACAGCCCTTCTTGTGATCGACATGCAG AAAGATTTTATAGAAGATGGGGGTCCCATGCTAGTAAAAGGAGGGAAAGACATTGTCCCAAATGTTATTAAGGCTGTCGATGTTGCTAGGCAGCGTGGAATTCTCATAGTTTGG GTAGTACGGGAACATGATCCCTTAGGAAGAGATGTTGAACTCTTTCGTCGGCATCTATATGCAGCAGGGAAAGTTGGTCCAACCTCTAAAGGAAGTGAAGGTGCAGAATTAGTTGATGGACTGGTAATTAAAGAAGGGGATTATAAACTTGTGAAAACCAGGTTTAGTGCATTCTTTGCTACACACCTTCATTCAGTCCTTCAAGGAGCAGGAATTAATAGTCTTGTGGTCACTG GTGTTCAAACTCCTAACTGTATTAGGCAAACTGTCTATGATGCTGTAGCATTGGACTATCAACCTGTAACTGTTATTGTTGATGCTACAGCAGCAGCCACACCTGATATTCATCTCG CCAATGTGTTTGACATGGAAAATATTGGAGTTGCAACCCCAACATTACAAGAATGGAGCGAACCCAAAGCTTGA